Genomic DNA from Nicotiana tabacum cultivar K326 chromosome 21, ASM71507v2, whole genome shotgun sequence:
GATAGACTTTGGAACTATGGAAATTTCCTCATCTTCAAGAAGTTTTTCATTCCTTAAGCGAGGGTTAGTGTCCACAAAAACAACATGTATGGATTGTTCAATAGAAAGAGTACGCTTATTAAAAACTCTATATGCTCTACTAGAGAGAGAGTATCCGAGAAAAATACCTTCATCGCTTTTGTGATCAAACTTACAAAGATTGTCTTTTCCATTGTTGTGAATGAAGCATTTGCAACCAAAAGGATGAAAATAATTGATGTTGGGTCTTTTACCTCTCCATAGTTCATATGGAGTTTTCTTGAGACTAGGTCGAATTAAGCATTTGTTTATGATGTGACATGGTATgcttacagcttctgcccagaagtggtGTGGAAGTGAATTTTCCACAATCATAGTTCTTGCCATATCTTACAAAGTTCTATTTTTGCGTTctaccactccattttgttgcAGTTATCTTGGAGATGAAAAATTATGGGAGATCCCTTGATCATTGCAGAAGTTCTCAAATGCTTTACTTTCAAATTCTCCTTCATGATCACTTCTTATAAAAGATATGTAGTAACCTTTTTTCCGATGTACCTTCTTGTAGAAGACTTCAAAGTTGATTAATGCCTCAGCTTTATGACTTAGAAAAATAACCCAGGTAAATTGAGAAAAATCATCTACTATAACAAAGGCATATTTTCTACCACCTATGTTTGCAGTTCTAGTTAGACCAAAAACGTCCATATGCAAGAGTAGAAGAGGCTTTGTAGTAGAAACAATGTTTTTAACTTTAAAAGAGGACCTCTTTGTTTTCCTAATTGACATGCATCATAAATTTGATCTTTTGAAAAATTCTAGCTTCAGAAGACCAATGACAAGatcatttttggaaagtttatgAATAGTATGCATTCTTCCATGACCAAGGTTTCTATGCCATGCCCAAGGATCATCAATCATAGAGGCTAGACAAATTTGATTACCAATACTATCTATGTTACTGATGGAATAGACATTCCTGTCTCTATTTCCATAAAGAATAACTTTACCTGATTCGTCTTCAATAAACCAACCATGCTTTTTAAAATGAACCTCAAAGTCATTGTCACATAGTTGACTGATACTGAGGAGGTTGAAGCCAAGTTCATCAACTAGGTACACTTCGTCTACATCACATGTTGAGCTGCGAGAAACTCTTCCAACTCCAATTACATTTCATTTTGATTTGTCTCCAAAAGTGACTGTTCCTCTATCTAGTTTGGCGACAGTTTTGAATAGTTGTTTCTCACAAGCCATATGTCTGGAACACGCGGTATCAAGGTACCATTTCCCTTTTCAATTCTTCTTGCAGTTTTCCTACAAAAATAGATTACTtgtttttaggtacccaagcatGCTTGGGTCCTGAATGGTTAGTGTTCTGAGAATTAGCATGAGTAGAGGTCTTGGGTCGCCAGACCCATCTCCTGTTGTTCTTAAACCTGCAATGATTAGAGGTATGACCGAGTTTTCCATAATAAAAACAGGAGGGGTTATTAGAATTTTCAAAGACTTTTTCTCCTCTGATTCTAAGCCTGCAGTGGTTAGAGCTGTGACCATTTTTGCCACAATGAGTGCATGTAGAGAGATTTCTAGTTCTAGTTGGTGAGTTATGAAGAGCAAACTGATTTGATCTAACTGAACTATGACTGGTGGATTTTCATAATCTATTCAGTTGAAGTTAAAGTTCATTAACTTCATCTTGAAGTATATCTCTCTCAATTTCACATACTTCCAATTTCAGAGCCTAGTATTTCTTTTCTATTTGGATTTTTCGAAGTTCATTCAGAACTTTCTCAATATCTACAAGAGAAATATCAATAAATTCTTGGAGTTCATGGCAGTTAGGACATGTAGGAAGACCTACCTCACTTGTTCCTTCGTCTGCCATGAGACCAAGCTCACCTGAGTCTTCATCGCTATCTTCTTTGATGGCCATGAAACACACGTTGGCAATTTCCTCATGATCAGATTCTTATTCATCACTCGAAGCTCCAAAGGATTTCTTCTTTCGGAAATTCCTGCTTAGTTTCGTTTTCAGGTCAGGTCATTTGGCTTGAATGTGTCCATGTTTCTACACTCGTAGCATCTTccatcatttttgtcattttcattaTTCATCTTCCCTTTTCTAAAATTTGATTTACCTCTTCTGTTTTTCCTCATCATGCTTGTTACAACTTTGGAGAGCATAGCTATATTCTCATCTTGTTCTCCTCCTCATCCttgttcttcttcattttctgatTCAACCACAATTGATTTGAATGCatctgtctttttttttcttgttgaaCTTGCTTGTCTAAATGTGTTTTCTCAAACACGATTAGATCATCTCTGAGTTCATCATATGACATTTTGTCAAGATCCTGACATTCCAAAACAGTGAATTTGGGTTGCCAAATTGTTGGGAAACTTCTCGAATATTTTATGATTTGTTCTCCACTTTTGTTTGGTCTACTAAAGGATTTCAAGTCTCTAAGGATTTTGCTGAACCTAGAAAACTCTTCCTCCACTAATTCTCCATCCTTCATTTGAAAAAATTCATAATCTCGAACTAGGATATTGATCCTTGTCTCTTTCACCTTGTTGGTTCCTTCATATGTGACTTCTAACATGTCCCATATTTTCTTTGCAGTTCACAGCTGGATATCTTTTCGTATTCTTCCCGATTATAGCATTGTACAGCAGATTTTTTGGCTTGGCATTCACTTGAATAACAACTGATTGTTCTTCAGTGTAATCATCTAAATCAAGAGGATCAAATGATACTATGATTTCACCGTCTTTATCCTTCTTTGGCATAATTGAAAGATTTCCCTTTTTGATCACACGCCAAACCTTAATGTCATATGACATAGTGTAGATCTCCATGCGCACTTTCCAATGAGAGAAGTGTTGGCCACTGAAGTAAGGGGGTCTTACCCGAGAGGTTCCTTCTTAAAATAATATTCCAATGACTGTGTTTGCTGCCATAATCTTTTCCTCACTTGCTGTTAAGCACTGTTCGTGAgtcctgctctgataccaattgaaagtatgAGGGGGATGAATTGTAACCGATTTGAAAATCTTAGTTGACTATGTAGTAAATTAGTCGACTAGGCTTTTCACAGTGATTGATCACAACATAAATAAACTGAGCAGACAAAAAAGTAAAGGAGGCACAATAATATTTATACTGGTTCATTACCAGTTTGGTACCTACGTCCAGTTCCCTTGGATTATAGGGGTTCTCTTAGATATTCAGTAAGAGTTTACAACAATGATGATTTTAGTACGTTCACCGCCAACTATATACAACAATAATTTTTCTTTCTAATGTTGACACAACTCTCGTTTTGTTTTCTAACTCTTCCTATCTTCTGTGACACTTGTAGACTCAAGAATACAGTGTTTGTACTAAGAACTAGAAAGGTGTAGAAATAGATGATGTAGTTGTGTGTCTTTCAATATCCTTCTACTTCTTCCTTTATAGCTTGATGAGTCTTTTATTTCCTTGTCTTCTGGGATTGTATGGTAGTAATTATTGGAGACCTTTCCTTGTGAGGCATAGACATCTAAGAGTAAGACCCAAGGGTTACCTCATGAATCTAGCTTGAAAGGGTAACTAGATTCGTCCTTAATCTTGACGAATTGGTTCCTCCATTTCTCCTTGATTAGAGCTTCCGCAGGTTGTTCTTGATTTGGTCTCTAGCCGTGATTAGTTCTCTTTCCGTTCTTGCATGCTTGAGGATCTTTGGCAAGGCTAATTGATTGACCTTCCTTCTTTGTTCTTTGATAGATTGATTCTTTTTCTATTTGATGCAAAGTTCAAAATAGATAGTCGTTGAgtatgatcttctttcctttcatCAATGTTGTTGCTCTCCAAATATGCACACAATGAGATGTCATTAGTCAATGCTTTTTTTTAGATTATTGAacattattaaaattttaaatttaatagaGGTAATTAATGCGTGACGTTTCGTATTCGAGGACGGTCAACCGGCGGctgacacgtgtccgaagtcagaatGACATGACTGATAGGACGTTTCACTGACTCATCGATCCAATTGTAGCATATGGATGAAGGAACCAAGGTCAATTAATCACTTCTCGTCGCTTCAATAAATTTGCTCttcaaaaaatgaggggactatctgtgtacgggtaaaatcggatATAATGTTACCCCCGATTTCACGGTAAAGAAACGAGAGGGAAGCATGGTCTGACGCAATCTCGAGTAAAGCCGGAGGGTTCCTCGTTTCGGAGCCGGGGGAGGACGAACGGTACATCTGGGATCGGACATGGGTGATCATCGAGTCCGAGCAGAGTGAAGGTTCGAgactaaagaaaaagagaaaatggttAAGCACGATAAACGGAGAGTCATAGTATCCGCCCTCAACCGGATATTGCGGTGCAAATCCCACCCGATATCAACTGTAGATCAATATTTATCGAAAAagatgatttttaccttatttagacttgtactaggattgaaactcccctactatataaatgagagaattttttaatttaaaccaTTATTggcacgcatatcaaagcaataaaagtccATTTTCATTCTCTAACTACTATTCATTGTGCTCTTCAGCTTCTTAATTATTCGGTTACAACCGAGCCAGTCTCGAGGGCTCGACCGGGGTCAATTTTTGGTGTTCTTCTAAAGGCCAGTCTTGATTGTTCATCACGTTTAGTTTGATTATTTTACTTCCCTTTACTTTAATTAATTTATGTTCATAAATTAATCATGTTAAATTAAATCACATTTTTTTAACCGCGTAGAAAtctaattgttactcattttaaggCTAAGCGTGCTTTTTAAAATCTCTTTTACACAAATAATGTGACGTTTCTTGGAGAATACCAAATTTGTATATTTGCCAAATGTCAGGGCATTTATGCGTTTATTTTGTTACAAAAGTGTGACGGTCAGACATCAGTTTGTTAATATGGTTGAGTTGACGCTAGGGGTGGGCGTCAGTCGATTCGGTCGGTTATTATAAAAGTACggttcgatttatcgattttcggtttgtaatattaataaccaaatcaaaccaaagttTTTACGGTTTGGTGCGATTTTTTCAAAGTTCGGTTCGGTTATTTTCGATTTATTTTTTCGATTTTAAACGGTTGTAGGAACAACAAGTATTTACGGTTTGTAGGAGCATCAATAAACAAGGCTGAAATTTATTTGCTTTTCGTCCAGCCCAACAGCAAATTGTcattttgacttttgagaaagACAGCCCAGCAAATTATCATTTAGTTGCTGTTCGTCCAGCCCAGCAAGAGAGAAAGACAGTGGCAGACGGCAGTCTAACATAAGTTTTGCTGACAATAACACTCTAATTTGAAACTACAATTTAAATAAAACCGAGAATAGACTATAGAGAACAAGCACACAGAGAGCAGAGAGGCCTTCAGTGGCATAAGTGCAAACAGAACACCTAAGTAGCAAAATACCGCACATTTCAGCAGTGGCAAACTAGTCCAAAATAGTTTAACACAGTGGCAAATCTAGCAGCTACCAAAGTCCAAAATAAGTCTAGAAATACCATCACCAAATAATAAAACAGTGGTAAACTAGTCACAAGCCACAAGCCACAAAGTAAGTCTAGAAAATGATACTTAAAGCCTTAAATACGAATCACTGGATGAGGCATGAGACACTTCTTAATATGCTTCACTAAGCCATAAGTGCCATAATACTTTGGATGACACAATGAAGGCACTTTGCTTTGCGGGCTTCTTCATTTACTTTAACTAGCTCAAAATGTTCCCAAATAGACGATCTAGCTTTAGGACCACGAGACATAGTTGAACCTAcaaagaaaaattagaaaatttcacaagttaataaaatatttttaattataaataacaaaataatatcataaaacAAGCAAATCTTTAAACTTACCAGTTGTTCAAACATTTATCAAACGATTATGCGTAGATACTAATTTTTCTATGTTCATAAGTGGAAACATGTTTAATATGTACCTTTCTCTTTTAACTTTAGAGTTTATTTACATTACTTATTTATTGTAGTGGTATGTAAAGCAAATCCTTTGCTTTTTAGGTTGACCATCTACCTAGAAACCTCATTTGGCAGAAACATCCAAGCACCTTTCTCTTTTAACTTTAGAGTTTATTTACAATACTTATTTATTATAGTGGTATGTAAAGCAAATTCTTTGCTTTCTCGATTGGCCATAAACCTCCTTTGGCAGAAACATCCAAGTACCTTATTATTTTATTGGTGTACTTGATtactttttgaaattttgagagaaattgtggtgcGTAATACTAAAGTAAAGTTGTCCATACGTTAGACCTGATTTTGAAATATACTGAAGTGAAAGACTAAGACAGTGAGACATTTTCTTTCTTCATACACAAAAGAATAACAGTGAGACAAATTAAATATCAACATAAACAAAAGACTAACAGTGAGACTAATTGAAAGTCAACATACACAAAAGATTAAGAcattttctttcttcataactcagaaGAACTCGCACTAACCTGAGGATGAAGGATGAGCGACGAGCTGAGGAAGAAGGCATCACAGTTGAGCTGAGGAAGAAGGTGCAGAACTCACAGGAACTCAAAAGAAGTCGCAGCAGTCAGCGACGACGAGTCGCAACAGTCGCAGTCGCAGTAGTCGCACAGGAAGAAGGAAGAACCGAAGAGGCGAACTTTTCAATTGATGTAGGTTTGAGAACCCTAAATCTAATTCTTTATTTAGGTTTGGGAAATGGGAAATGGGAAGTGACTAAGTGTAATGTGTATTAGTCAGTTGTAACCGATATATTTGGACTTTGGGTATTAGACAGACTATCAATAAGTTTGGGCTTGGGTAAACTAAATTGGGCTTCAAAGTTCAAATAGATATTGGGCTTCAGCCTAAAATGGGTAATAACTAATACCCAAAATTTTGGTTAAACCGAAATACTAAAATCGTAAACCGCACCGAAAAACCGAAAATTAATAATCTAAAAATCGTGCACCGACCGAAAAACCGATTAAATCGAAaccgaaaaatcaaaattcattGTTCGGCCGGTACGATGCCCACCCTAGTTGACGCGGCTAAAGATGCCAATCTAATAAATCACATTCTTTTCGCCTCTTGGGTTTAAATTGTTTCTTGCAGAgcgttaattaatttaaaatgttTGGACAAGTAGCGTTTATTACTATAtagtaataaatatttttatcactTCATTAACTCTAACCACATGATTTCTATTTCaatctaaaataaattaaaaaaactaacaatatttatttaaataaattaatctTTTACTATTTTGTTAATGTCATAGGCTTCATTACTGTCGGCACATTTTAATGGCTTATAATATcttaagaataatatttttttatgagtTTTCATTTAAAGAACTATTATGTAATTTAATATTCGTAATCACCAATAAATTGATAAAATTTAGTTTGATGTTatcaattttcaatttttttggtcAAAATTTAATAACTTATTAATGTTAGAATTTAACATacatgtaaatattttaaaatttaatgaaTGTAATTTAATATTCGTAATCACCAATAAATTGATAAAATTTAGTTTGATGTTatcaattttcaatttttttggtcAAAATTTAATAACTTATTAATGTTAGAATTTAACATacatgtaaatattttaaaatttaatgaattaatAAAGCCAAGATAATATTTACTTCAAATGACATCTGTTGTCCGAGTTAGATTTTGTCTTAAAAGAGTCAATTAACTTTTTCTCTAATTTGCTTAACCtcaaacttaattactcatcttttaatataatataaataaataatcttttatttttcattcttgAACTAAAATATGTGGGagagattctcgtgccatcacaCCCCATCCCCAAACATATTTGCATTATCTTAATCTTTTTCTCAACGGGCAGATTATTCAGCCAATGATGTCGCGTGGGCCCAACAAACACACCAACCATTAGTTGCTTGATTCAGGCGCATTTCACGTGGCCCGCAGCCATTTAAACTAGTTCCAAATGAATCCACGTCAGCAAATCAGATTCTTCTTCAAAACCCATTCTGCCACGTCATCCACCCAAACCAAAAAATATCCTGTTTGAACCAAAGGAAACAGCTCTTACGGTTTGTCAATTTTTGTATTCTTTTATTCGAGATTACATTAATACCCTTCACCTTAAATCAAAAGTACcgtggtaattttgggatttaattCAAAATTGAGGTTGCTTCATCTCCCACTGCAAGTTGATTCCTCTTTTTCTCACATTCACTGCTCTCGATTTTCGCATTTTCCAAACAGATTAGTACTTCGAAATTCTTGCCCTATAATTCCTTCTATATTTTCTCTGAgaaagaacttttttttttttcagtttagaGAAGTTTCAAGAAACTGTTAACGATGACAAATTGTGAGCTTTGCAATGGATTTGCCAGGATTTACTGCGAATCGGACCAGGCGaatttgtgttgggattgtgatGCGAAGGTACACTCTGCGAATTTTCTGGTAGCGAGGCACTCGAGGTCGTTGTTGTGCCACGTATGCCAATCGCCGACGGCTTGGTCGGCCGCCGGAGCGAAGGTTGGCCGGACAATCTCTGTGTGTGAGCGGTGCGTGAACGTTGAAAGAAATGGTGAAGAAGGTGAAGATGCGGAGGAGATTGATTTGGAGGATATTCAGGTTGTTCCGTGGTCATCAACTCCTACCCCGCCGCCGGCTAGTTCATCCAGCAGCGACGAGTCGTTGAATAGCCATAAATATTCTTCTTTGAAGCGAAGGCGTGAAGATAATGTATGTACTTTAATTTTAACTCTtgctttaattaaaaaaaattaaataattttaaaatattaaaaattagtatCATATTTTGAAACAGACTAAAAAATGTTGTGAGATAAATTAGAAAGAGAGTAATTTCCTCtttgtttcttataatttatgGCATTAAATCCTAAATAATTGGTCCTTTTTATGATAATAGGATGATAGTGGAACTTCAACATCTCATCGGGAAGTTGGTGAACTGCCGCCGTCGGAGAAGCGTGACGGCGACGAAGCGGCGGCGGCGTCCTCAACGAGGATGCGAAAGCCTTTGAAGATCCAGAGAACTGAAGGGAGCTTGACGGGTCGGGTTGAAACTACTGGATGTTCGGGGATGATGGAATTTATCGGGAGAATTAATCGGCGTGAGAAGAAATCCAGTGCAGTAATCGCCGAGATCGATAGCCGTCGGAGAAGCGTGACGGCGACGAAGCGGCGGCGGCGTCCTCAACGAGGATGCGAAAGCCTTTGA
This window encodes:
- the LOC107832542 gene encoding uncharacterized protein LOC107832542; translated protein: MTNCELCNGFARIYCESDQANLCWDCDAKVHSANFLVARHSRSLLCHVCQSPTAWSAAGAKVGRTISVCERCVNVERNGEEGEDAEEIDLEDIQVVPWSSTPTPPPASSSSSDESLNSHKYSSLKRRREDNDDSGTSTSHREVGELPPSEKRDGDEAAAASSTRMRKPLKIQRTEGSLTGRVETTGCSGMMEFIGRINRREKKSSAVIAEIDSRRRSVTATKRRRRPQRGCESL